A single window of Neospora caninum Liverpool complete genome, chromosome XII DNA harbors:
- a CDS encoding putative high mobility group (HMG)box domain-containing protein: MAAEEKISAEKPRAPPSAYFLFLQKEHASIRQQLAQESGRDRIPLAEVQKAVSERWKSLSSAEREAYNEEARLRKQEHQQQVLRRDKEIRERATGDQKNPSYKRSLPDAADLFPQARVNKIVKLDTSRARVTAVAARTMNLAMMLSYSLNVLCQVLALRRFAVLADSCRSGRSTLMQEDVFSMIRQGGADLAILQGVLYALDTDDSSDDDGLMDLASGTDDSFYNSTSADTVADHQTENKKRRLPNVLNDDGAYRVENVKSTRPTNRKRVLPMKGRKKPSGSKGLQCADISSFFSRTR, from the exons ATGGCTGCTGAGGAAAA GATATCTGCCGAAAAGCCGCGCGCTCCACCATCGGCCTACTTTCTTTTCTTACAAAAAGAGCACGCCTCCATCCGCCAGCAGCTTGCCCAGGAGAGCGGCAGGGACCGG ATTCCCCTCGCAGAGGTACAAAAAGCTGTTAGCGAGAGGTGGAAAAGCCTATCTTCAGCCGAGCGAGAG GCCTACAATGAAGAGGCGCGACTGAGGAAGCAGGAGCACCAACAGCAG GTTTTACGGCGCGACAAGGAGAtacgagagagagcgacgggggATCAGAAAAATCCCAGTTACAA ACGAAGCCTTCCGGATGCCGCAGACCTATTCCCACAGGCCCGAGTCAACAAAATTGTCAAGCTCGACACATCGCGTGCCCGG GTTACAGCTGTTGCAGCCCGAACGATGAACCTCGCAATG ATGTTGTCTTATTCACTGAATGTGTTATGTCAGGTTCTGGCGCTCCGCCGCTTCGCAGTCTTGGCCGACTCCTGCCGAAGCGGGCGGAGCACTCTAATGCAGGAGGATGTCT TCTCAATGATTCGTCAAGGCGGTGCGGATCTGGCAATTTTGCAGG GGGTTCTGTATGCTTTGGATACCGACGACAGTAGCGATGACGACGGTCTTATGGACTTGGCAAGCGGTACTGATGATTCGTTTTACAATTCGACGTCGGCTGACACTGTTGCCG ATCACCAGACAGAGAATAAGAAACGACGTCTACCAAACGTTTTGAATGATGACGGTGCATATCGCGTTGAGAATGTGAAATCGACGAGGCCCACAAACCGCAAAAGAGTGCTCCCCATGAAGGGCAGGAAGAAACCATCAGGCTCGAAAGGTCTGCAGTGTGCGGATATCagttcgttcttctctcgcacaCGCTAA
- a CDS encoding Function: human SRp75 can complement a splicing-deficient extract, related, giving the protein MFGGDKGGPGGGGGGRIYIGSLPGEYTEKDVEREFEKFGKIVKLEFKRTVSGAGYCFLEYADPRDARDAIAQLHGRPPPGFRDAAPLRVEIPLARSGRTDGFSDDAMPRGLAGRRGRFVLEVRGLPPSGSWQDLKDHFRGIGDVGFAEVRKDPDAPDSVMGKVSFFSKRDMMEAIEALDGSTFRSHEGEKSRITVREKRTVGGRGGRSDDAYDAAAYDADPRVGGRGAKYGSLYESSNGGYSSGGTDAYRASVDVVHESAGRGRAGGPGTGGYYGYHPAGSPSPCRGAHPAYTEHRRGRSRSRDRVPPARGGGYGADGPPSGYYDGVGTSPRCPRLSLERGSRRYDDWADRRR; this is encoded by the exons ATGTTtggaggagacaaaggcggCCCGGGAGGCGGTGGTGGCGGACGAATATACATCGGCAGCTTACCCGGAGAGTATACGGAGAAAGATGTGGAGCGCGAGTTCGAAAAGTTCGGGAAGATCGTCAAGCTCGAGTTCAAACGAACG GTGTCAGGTGCCGGGTACTGTTTTCTAGAATACGCTGATCCGCGGGATGCCAGGGACGCGATTGCTCAGCTGCACGGGCGCCCGCCCCCAGGCTTTCGCGACGCAGCTCCCCTGCGCGTCGAGATTCCGTTAGCGCGTTCAGGCCGTACCGATGGCTTCAGCGACGACGCAATGCCAAGAGGATTGGCGGGCCGACGGGGTCGTTTTGTTCTGGAAGTTCGGGGCCTCCCGCCGTCCGGAAGTTGGCAGGATCTGAAGGACCATTTCCGGGGCATTGGCGACGTCGGCTTCGCAGAGGTGAGGAAGGATCCGGATGCACCTGATTCCGTCATGGGGAAGGTTAGTTTCTTTTCGAAACGTGACATGATGGAGGCAATAGAAGCACTAGATGGCAGCACTTTCAGGTCACACGAGGGGGAGAAATCAAGAATCACCGTACGGGAGAAGCGGACGGTGGGGGGACGCGGAGGACGATCAGATGACGCGTACGACGCAGCAGCTTATGACGCGGATCCTCGAGTCGGGGGCCGTGGTGCTAAGTACGGTAGTCTCTATGAATCCAGCAATGGCGGATATTCAAGCGGAGGAACAGACGCGTACCGCGCTAGCGTGGACGTGGTGCACGAGTCTGCGGGCCGAGGTCGTGCCGGCGGCCCAGGCACCGGAGGCTACTACGGATACCACCCAGCTGGTAGCCCGTCGCCGTGCCGCGGTGCACACCCCGCGTACACTGAAcacagaagaggacggagcaGAAGCAGGGATCGCGTCCCGCCAGCCCGAGGTGGAGGATACGGAGCAGACGGCCCGCCAAGTGGCTACTACGATGGGGTCGGTACCAGTCCGCGCTGTCCAAGGCTCAGTCTGGAGCGTGGCAGCAGGCGCTACGACGACTGggcagacagaagacgatga